The Cetobacterium sp. 8H DNA window AGGAGAGTCTTCAGGTTTAGGAAAGACTGCTGGTAAAGGAAGCAACGGTCAAAACTCTAGATCAGGAGGAGGGGTAAAACCTTACTTCGAGGGTGGACAAATGCCTTTATACAGAAGAACTCCAAAAAGAGGATTCTCGAATGCATTATTCAGAAAAGATTATGCAATTATAAACTTATGTGATTTAAATAGATTCGAAGAGGGAACTGAGGTAACTCCAGAGTTATTAGTAGCTGCTGGTGTAATCAAGAAAACTCTTGCTGGAATCAAAGTATTAGGAAACGGAGAGCTTGAGAAGAAAGTTTCTATAAAAGCTCACAAAGTTTCTGCTTCTGCGAAAGCAGCTATCGAAGCAAAAGGTGGTTCAGTAGAAATACTTGAAGTTAAAACTTTTGCTGATGTAGCAAAAAATAACCAGTAATAAACGCTTGTTATTTCAATGTGAGGTGAAGAATTTTGGGTTTAATTGAAAAGTTTGAAACGAAGCTTAGAG harbors:
- the rplO gene encoding 50S ribosomal protein L15; translation: MKLNELKPSVPRKARKRIGRGESSGLGKTAGKGSNGQNSRSGGGVKPYFEGGQMPLYRRTPKRGFSNALFRKDYAIINLCDLNRFEEGTEVTPELLVAAGVIKKTLAGIKVLGNGELEKKVSIKAHKVSASAKAAIEAKGGSVEILEVKTFADVAKNNQ